A stretch of the Mycobacteroides immunogenum genome encodes the following:
- the nuoD gene encoding NADH dehydrogenase (quinone) subunit D, with translation MAGGQDWDEIVAAAAQATDERIVVNMGPQHPSTHGVLRLILEIEGETVTDVRCGIGYLHTGIEKNLEYRTWTQGVTFVTRMDYLSPFFNETAYCLGVERLLGVTEEIPERATVIRVLMMELNRISSHLVALATGGMELGAMTAMFLGFREREMILKVFEAITGLRMNHAYVRPGGLAQDLPDGAEQELRDLLKILPGRLRDMENLLNENYIWKARTQGIGYLDLTGCMALGITGPVLRATGLAHDLRRAQPYCGYDSYDFDVITHQDCDSYGRYLIRVKEMHESIKIAQQCLDRLRPGPVMVDDKKIAWPADLASGPDGLGNSPKHIAKIMGTSMEGLIHHFKLVTEGIRVPAGQVYTAIESPRGELGVHMVSDGGTRPYRVHFRDPSFTNLQSVSAMCEGGMVADLIAAVASIDPVMGGVDR, from the coding sequence ATGGCGGGTGGCCAGGATTGGGACGAGATTGTCGCCGCCGCAGCGCAAGCTACCGATGAGCGAATCGTCGTCAACATGGGTCCGCAACATCCGTCCACGCACGGTGTGCTGCGACTGATCCTGGAGATCGAGGGTGAGACGGTCACCGATGTGCGCTGCGGTATCGGCTATCTACACACCGGTATCGAGAAGAATCTGGAGTACCGCACCTGGACGCAGGGCGTCACTTTCGTTACCCGGATGGACTATTTGTCTCCGTTCTTCAACGAGACCGCGTATTGCCTTGGCGTTGAGCGATTGCTCGGCGTCACTGAAGAAATTCCGGAACGCGCCACCGTGATCCGGGTTCTGATGATGGAGCTCAATCGCATCTCCTCGCATCTGGTAGCGCTGGCCACCGGCGGCATGGAGCTGGGGGCGATGACCGCCATGTTCCTCGGTTTCCGCGAACGCGAAATGATCCTGAAGGTCTTCGAGGCCATCACCGGTCTGCGGATGAACCACGCCTACGTGCGGCCCGGTGGACTCGCGCAGGACCTGCCCGACGGCGCCGAACAAGAACTGCGGGACCTACTCAAGATCCTGCCCGGCAGGTTGCGCGACATGGAAAACCTGTTGAACGAGAACTACATCTGGAAGGCACGCACCCAGGGCATCGGATATCTGGATCTGACCGGGTGCATGGCGCTGGGGATCACCGGCCCGGTTCTGCGCGCTACCGGTCTGGCCCACGATCTGCGGCGCGCACAACCGTATTGTGGATATGACTCCTACGATTTCGATGTCATCACGCATCAGGACTGCGACTCCTACGGCCGGTATCTCATCCGGGTCAAGGAGATGCACGAGTCCATCAAGATCGCTCAACAATGCTTGGATCGGTTGCGTCCCGGTCCGGTCATGGTGGACGACAAAAAGATCGCCTGGCCGGCCGACCTGGCCTCGGGTCCGGACGGTTTGGGCAACTCGCCCAAGCACATCGCCAAGATCATGGGCACGTCCATGGAGGGACTGATTCACCACTTCAAACTGGTGACCGAGGGTATTCGGGTGCCTGCCGGGCAGGTGTACACCGCGATCGAATCCCCCCGCGGCGAGCTGGGTGTTCATATGGTGAGCGACGGCGGAACCCGGCCCTATCGGGTTCATTTCCGCGATCCCTCGTTCACCAACCTGCAGTCAGTCTCAGCGATGTGCGAGGGCGGGATGGTGGCCGATCTGATCGCCGCGGTGGCGAGCATCGATCCGGTAATGGGAGGGGTGGACAGGTGA
- a CDS encoding NADH-quinone oxidoreductase subunit A: MDAYVPILVLGAIAVAFAVFSVGISSFVGPRRYNRAKLEAYECGIEATQHSMGRDHHGAAAGGHRVPVKYYLTAMLFIIFDIEIVFLYPWAVHFDALGVFGLLAMALFIVNVSVAYAYEWRRGGLSWD, translated from the coding sequence ATGGATGCATATGTACCGATCTTGGTACTCGGCGCCATTGCGGTGGCTTTTGCCGTTTTCTCCGTTGGGATTTCGTCGTTTGTCGGTCCGCGCCGATACAACCGGGCCAAGCTCGAGGCGTATGAGTGTGGCATCGAGGCCACCCAGCACTCGATGGGGCGCGATCATCACGGTGCTGCCGCGGGTGGACACCGGGTGCCCGTGAAGTACTACCTCACCGCGATGTTGTTCATCATCTTCGATATCGAGATCGTCTTCCTGTATCCGTGGGCGGTGCATTTCGACGCCCTCGGAGTGTTCGGACTGCTCGCAATGGCCCTGTTCATCGTCAATGTGTCGGTGGCGTACGCGTACGAATGGAGGCGCGGTGGCCTGAGCTGGGATTAG
- a CDS encoding NADH-quinone oxidoreductase subunit G has protein sequence MTATEPRADTDLITVQIDGTSISVPKGTLVIRAAELIGVQIPRFCDHPLLEPVGACRQCLVEVEGQRKPLAACTTTVTDEMVVHTQVTSAAAQKAQSGVMELLLINHPLDCPVCDKGGECPLQNQAMSTGRAETRFTETKRTFPKPIPLSTEVLLDRERCVLCARCTRFSQQIAGDPFIELLERGALQQVGIADDEPFESYFSGNTVQICPVGALTGAAYRFRARPFDLVSTPSVCEHCASGCAQRTDHRRGKVLRRLSGDDPEVNEEWNCDKGRWAFTYATAGDRVTDPMVRDESGNLVAVSWPQALDVAAKGLAGAGTNSGVLTGGRLTVEDAYAYVKFARMVLGTNNIDFRARAHSAEEAAFLGSAVAGHGMTQTYAALESAPVVLLAGFEPEEESPIVFLRLRKAVRKRGLKVFTIAPFASRGSAKLSAEVIATVPGAESDTLAGLSDMELLRRPGAVIMVGERLASAAGGLSAAARLAGKTGATLVWVPRRAGERGALEVGALPRLLPGAHPVVDSAARRVVAEKWGVIALPDMPGLDAAAMLDPGSGLGAFLIGGVELADLPYPAAAAGALKTAFVVSLEMRHGAVTELADVVLPVGAVAEKSGSFLNWEGRLRSFPATLETSDTLDDLRVLAALSQRMDRPIGLNHANQALAELADIGSWEGAREAPGAVRAGVRPRPEVGEAVMASWRLLLDAGRLQDGEPHLAGTAREAQLLLSEATANEIGAAEGESVTVRSLSESIRGSITLPLRIAEMPDRVVWVPMRSAGSEVHQQLGPALGQVVRIEVAP, from the coding sequence ATGACAGCCACAGAACCGAGGGCGGACACCGACCTCATCACCGTCCAGATCGACGGCACCAGCATCTCGGTTCCCAAGGGCACGTTGGTGATCCGCGCGGCCGAACTCATCGGTGTGCAGATTCCGCGGTTCTGTGATCACCCGTTGCTGGAACCCGTTGGTGCGTGCCGTCAGTGCCTTGTCGAGGTGGAAGGGCAGCGCAAACCGCTGGCGGCGTGTACCACCACCGTCACCGATGAGATGGTGGTACACACCCAGGTGACCTCCGCGGCGGCACAGAAGGCGCAGAGCGGTGTGATGGAACTGCTGCTGATCAACCACCCGCTCGACTGCCCCGTGTGCGACAAGGGGGGCGAGTGCCCACTTCAGAACCAGGCGATGTCGACCGGGCGTGCCGAAACCAGATTCACTGAGACCAAACGGACATTTCCCAAGCCGATTCCGCTTTCCACCGAGGTGCTACTGGATAGGGAGCGTTGTGTCCTGTGCGCGCGCTGTACCCGGTTCTCGCAGCAGATCGCCGGTGATCCCTTTATCGAGCTGCTGGAACGTGGTGCGCTTCAACAGGTAGGCATCGCCGACGATGAACCTTTCGAATCGTACTTCTCCGGCAACACCGTGCAGATCTGTCCGGTGGGCGCGCTCACCGGCGCCGCGTACCGATTCCGTGCCCGCCCTTTCGATCTGGTGTCCACCCCGAGCGTGTGCGAGCACTGCGCCAGCGGATGCGCGCAGCGGACCGATCATCGACGCGGGAAGGTGCTGAGAAGGCTTTCCGGGGACGATCCTGAGGTCAACGAGGAATGGAATTGCGACAAGGGGCGCTGGGCGTTTACCTACGCCACGGCGGGGGATCGTGTTACCGACCCGATGGTCCGCGACGAGTCCGGGAACCTGGTGGCGGTCTCGTGGCCGCAAGCGTTGGACGTCGCGGCAAAGGGATTGGCGGGCGCGGGTACCAATAGCGGAGTGCTTACCGGCGGCCGGCTGACGGTCGAAGATGCCTACGCATATGTGAAATTCGCACGTATGGTGCTGGGCACCAACAATATTGACTTTCGTGCCAGGGCGCATAGTGCGGAAGAAGCGGCCTTCCTCGGTTCGGCGGTCGCCGGTCATGGGATGACGCAGACATATGCGGCGCTCGAGTCCGCGCCGGTGGTTCTGCTGGCGGGATTCGAGCCGGAGGAGGAATCTCCCATCGTGTTCCTGCGGCTGCGTAAGGCGGTGCGCAAACGGGGGCTCAAGGTGTTCACCATCGCACCCTTCGCGAGCCGTGGGTCGGCCAAGCTTTCCGCCGAGGTGATCGCCACCGTCCCCGGTGCCGAGTCAGACACTCTGGCGGGTTTGTCCGATATGGAGCTGCTCCGGCGGCCGGGCGCCGTGATCATGGTGGGCGAGCGGCTGGCGTCGGCGGCAGGGGGACTCTCGGCGGCCGCGCGGCTGGCGGGTAAGACGGGGGCCACCTTGGTGTGGGTTCCACGCCGGGCGGGCGAGCGCGGGGCGTTGGAGGTGGGCGCCCTGCCCCGGCTGCTGCCGGGTGCACATCCGGTAGTCGACAGCGCGGCGCGGCGCGTTGTCGCCGAGAAGTGGGGTGTCATCGCGCTGCCGGATATGCCCGGACTGGATGCCGCCGCGATGCTGGACCCGGGAAGCGGGCTTGGTGCCTTCCTTATCGGCGGTGTAGAACTCGCCGATCTGCCCTATCCCGCCGCTGCCGCAGGCGCACTCAAGACGGCATTTGTGGTGAGCCTCGAGATGCGCCATGGGGCCGTCACAGAACTCGCCGATGTGGTGCTCCCCGTGGGGGCGGTCGCGGAGAAGTCCGGCAGTTTCTTGAATTGGGAAGGCCGCCTGAGGTCTTTTCCCGCCACATTGGAGACCAGCGACACGCTGGACGATCTCAGAGTGCTTGCTGCGCTGTCCCAGCGGATGGATCGCCCGATCGGGTTGAACCATGCGAACCAGGCGCTGGCCGAGCTCGCCGACATTGGTTCGTGGGAGGGGGCGCGGGAAGCCCCGGGCGCGGTACGCGCCGGCGTCAGACCGCGGCCCGAGGTGGGAGAGGCGGTCATGGCCTCGTGGCGGCTACTGCTCGATGCCGGACGGCTGCAGGACGGTGAGCCGCACCTCGCGGGCACCGCGCGGGAGGCCCAGTTACTGCTCTCCGAGGCGACGGCCAACGAAATCGGCGCTGCCGAGGGTGAATCCGTCACCGTGCGCAGTCTCTCGGAGTCGATCAGGGGATCTATTACCTTGCCGCTGCGGATCGCCGAGATGCCTGACAGGGTCGTGTGGGTACCCATGCGGTCGGCAGGTTCGGAGGTTCATCAACAACTCGGCCCGGCGCTCGGCCAAGTGGTGCGAATCGAGGTCGCGCCATGA
- the nuoE gene encoding NADH-quinone oxidoreductase subunit NuoE: MTEIFVELGHRPPEDEGSFTGRKSYPAEVVSRLAIDAKEILDRYPSRRSALLPLLHLVQSEDGYVTRAGIEFCAGQVGLTSAEVTAVASFYSMYRREPTGDYLVGVCTNTLCAVLGGDAILARLSDELGVRPGGTTEDGKVTLEHVECNAGCDYAPVLMVNWEFFDNQTPAGAVDLVDGLRGGRVPEPRRGAPPCTFKETARILAGFADERPDAVAAALPGDPTLAGLRLARDVQRNVQNETGGTAL; this comes from the coding sequence GTGACGGAGATATTCGTCGAGCTCGGTCATCGTCCGCCCGAGGACGAGGGCAGCTTCACTGGGCGGAAAAGCTATCCAGCGGAGGTAGTTTCGCGGCTGGCCATCGATGCCAAAGAGATCCTCGACCGTTATCCGAGTCGCCGGTCGGCGTTGCTGCCGCTGCTGCACCTGGTGCAGTCCGAAGACGGCTATGTGACCAGGGCGGGTATCGAATTCTGTGCCGGACAAGTGGGATTGACATCCGCGGAGGTTACCGCGGTGGCGAGCTTCTACTCGATGTACCGGCGCGAGCCCACCGGCGACTACCTGGTCGGCGTCTGCACCAACACGCTGTGTGCGGTACTCGGCGGTGACGCGATCCTGGCGCGCTTGTCAGACGAGCTTGGTGTCCGGCCCGGCGGTACCACCGAAGACGGCAAGGTCACCCTCGAACACGTCGAGTGCAATGCCGGCTGTGACTACGCGCCTGTCCTGATGGTCAACTGGGAGTTCTTCGACAACCAAACCCCGGCTGGGGCAGTAGATCTGGTCGACGGTTTGCGTGGTGGCCGGGTACCCGAGCCCCGGCGCGGTGCACCACCGTGCACCTTCAAGGAGACCGCCCGGATCTTGGCCGGGTTCGCCGATGAGCGGCCGGACGCGGTCGCCGCGGCGCTCCCGGGCGATCCCACGCTGGCTGGGCTGCGACTGGCGCGGGATGTACAGCGGAACGTGCAGAACGAGACAGGGGGGACAGCGCTGTGA
- a CDS encoding HAD family hydrolase: protein MRAVLWDMDGTLIESEKLWDISMGELCRKLGGEMTPELRTALVGGAADATMRMIFTALELDPDPERMASENDWLHEYTGQLFETGLIWCDGAQEMLAQLSAEQVPMALVTNTIRSLTNQALKTIGTHWFTESVCGDEVPEGKPAPDPYLRAAALLGVEPRDCLAIEDSVTGAAAAEAAGCAVLVVPNHVEVPAGDRRRHASTLSGLSVADLRGAHADVLTATTCKPI from the coding sequence ATGCGAGCGGTGCTGTGGGATATGGACGGCACCCTCATCGAATCGGAAAAGCTCTGGGACATCTCGATGGGGGAGCTGTGCCGCAAGCTCGGCGGTGAGATGACGCCCGAGCTGCGTACCGCGCTGGTCGGCGGTGCCGCCGATGCCACCATGCGGATGATCTTCACCGCGCTGGAGCTGGATCCCGACCCCGAGCGGATGGCCAGTGAGAACGATTGGCTGCACGAATACACCGGCCAGCTCTTCGAGACTGGCCTGATCTGGTGTGATGGCGCCCAGGAGATGCTTGCGCAACTTTCCGCCGAGCAGGTGCCCATGGCACTGGTCACCAACACCATCAGGTCGCTGACCAACCAGGCGCTCAAGACCATTGGTACGCACTGGTTTACCGAGTCGGTCTGTGGCGACGAGGTGCCTGAGGGCAAGCCCGCACCCGACCCGTATCTGCGCGCTGCCGCGCTGCTGGGGGTCGAGCCGCGCGATTGCCTGGCCATCGAGGATTCGGTGACCGGCGCCGCCGCTGCCGAGGCGGCCGGGTGCGCGGTACTGGTCGTGCCCAACCACGTCGAGGTGCCTGCGGGCGATCGCCGCCGGCACGCCAGCACGTTGTCGGGCCTGTCTGTGGCCGACCTGCGGGGCGCCCACGCGGATGTACTGACGGCTACCACGTGCAAACCCATATGA
- a CDS encoding NADH-quinone oxidoreductase subunit C, producing MRHGLFGVRGSGDTSGYGGLVQPISLPTSTNRPYGGYFDQVIDRLETVLAEQEHVTYEDAIEGVVVYRDQLTIHVRAEHLVQVAQSLRDDPQLRFELSLGVSGVHYPDDAARELHAVYPLMSITWNRRIMLEVAVPESNPHIPSLNAVYPTTDWHERETYDFFGIIFDDHPALTRIEMPDDWEGHPQRKDYPLGGVPVEYHGATIAPPDQRRSYS from the coding sequence GTGCGGCACGGGCTTTTCGGGGTCCGGGGTAGTGGTGACACGTCGGGCTACGGTGGGCTCGTTCAGCCAATTTCGTTGCCGACGAGTACAAACCGACCGTACGGCGGATACTTCGATCAGGTCATCGACCGGCTGGAAACGGTTCTCGCGGAGCAGGAACACGTCACCTACGAGGACGCCATCGAGGGGGTGGTCGTCTACCGTGATCAACTGACCATTCACGTGCGGGCCGAGCACCTGGTCCAGGTGGCGCAGTCCCTGCGGGACGATCCGCAGCTGCGTTTCGAGCTCAGCCTGGGCGTCAGCGGTGTGCACTATCCCGATGACGCCGCGCGGGAGTTGCATGCCGTGTACCCACTCATGTCCATTACCTGGAACCGCCGGATCATGCTCGAAGTAGCTGTGCCGGAGAGTAATCCACACATACCGTCACTGAATGCCGTGTATCCGACCACGGATTGGCATGAACGTGAGACCTATGACTTCTTCGGCATCATCTTCGATGATCATCCGGCGCTGACTCGGATAGAGATGCCCGACGACTGGGAAGGGCATCCGCAACGCAAGGACTACCCGCTTGGTGGGGTACCGGTCGAGTATCACGGCGCAACCATCGCGCCGCCCGATCAGCGGAGGTCTTACAGCTAG
- a CDS encoding response regulator: MALHVLVYSDDITVRRKVIQGIGTRPDSALPPLEFVEVATGPMVIERLAAGGIDLAILDGEATPFGGMGVAKQVKDEVGAPPPIVVLTGRPQDNWLASWSRAEAVVPRPIDPMRLTATVIDLLGSAAATRR, translated from the coding sequence ATGGCGCTGCACGTCCTCGTCTACAGCGATGACATCACGGTCCGGCGCAAGGTAATTCAGGGAATCGGCACGCGGCCGGATTCCGCCCTGCCGCCGCTGGAGTTCGTCGAGGTGGCCACCGGCCCCATGGTCATCGAACGCCTCGCGGCCGGCGGTATCGATCTGGCGATCCTTGACGGCGAGGCGACACCCTTCGGTGGCATGGGGGTGGCCAAGCAGGTCAAGGACGAGGTCGGCGCGCCGCCGCCGATCGTGGTTCTGACCGGCCGGCCGCAGGACAACTGGCTGGCGAGCTGGTCACGCGCGGAGGCGGTGGTGCCGCGGCCGATCGACCCGATGAGGTTGACCGCGACGGTGATCGATCTGCTCGGCTCGGCGGCCGCAACCCGCCGCTGA
- a CDS encoding NuoB/complex I 20 kDa subunit family protein gives MGLEEKLPSGFLLSTVETLAGYVRKGSLWPATFGLACCAIEMMSTAGPRFDIARFGMERFSATPRQADLMIVAGRVSQKMAPVLRQIYDQMAEPKWVLAMGVCASSGGMFNNYAIVQGVDHVVPVDIYLPGCPPRPEMLLHAILKLHEKIAHMPLGANREEVIRETEAAALAATPTIELKGLLR, from the coding sequence ATGGGTCTTGAGGAAAAACTGCCTAGCGGATTCCTGCTGAGCACCGTGGAGACGCTGGCGGGATATGTGCGCAAAGGTTCGTTGTGGCCCGCCACCTTTGGGCTGGCCTGCTGCGCCATCGAGATGATGTCTACGGCCGGTCCCCGATTCGATATCGCCCGCTTTGGCATGGAACGTTTTTCGGCGACACCCCGACAAGCTGACCTGATGATCGTGGCGGGCCGGGTCAGCCAAAAAATGGCTCCGGTGCTGCGGCAGATCTATGACCAGATGGCCGAGCCGAAATGGGTGTTGGCCATGGGAGTCTGTGCGTCATCGGGCGGCATGTTCAATAACTACGCCATCGTGCAGGGTGTTGATCACGTTGTCCCCGTGGATATTTACCTTCCCGGTTGCCCGCCGAGGCCGGAGATGCTGTTGCACGCGATCTTGAAACTGCACGAGAAGATCGCGCACATGCCGCTCGGGGCCAACCGTGAGGAAGTCATCCGGGAGACCGAGGCAGCGGCGCTTGCGGCCACTCCCACCATCGAATTGAAGGGGTTGCTGCGATGA
- the hisG gene encoding ATP phosphoribosyltransferase yields MTSVNGALRVAVPNKGALSEAASEILSEAGYRRRGDAKDLTVLDPQNDVEFFFLRPKDIAIYVGSGELDLGITGRDLMMDSDAPVVERLALGFGGSTFRYAAPAGRDWTIYDIAGKRIATAYPNLVRKDLASKGIEAEVIRLDGAVEISIQLGVADVIADIVGTGRTLRQHGLVAFGESLCDSEAVLIERENADPATETARTQLTTRIQGVVFGQQYLMLDYDCPREVLDEALKVTPGLESPTLAPLADEAWVAVRALAPRKGVNTTMDALAAIGAKAILASEVRFFRA; encoded by the coding sequence ATGACCAGTGTGAACGGGGCGCTGCGCGTCGCTGTCCCCAATAAAGGGGCCCTCAGCGAGGCCGCGTCGGAGATTCTCTCGGAGGCCGGGTATCGGCGGCGTGGGGACGCCAAGGATCTGACCGTGCTCGACCCGCAGAATGACGTCGAGTTCTTCTTCTTGAGGCCCAAGGACATCGCGATCTATGTCGGCTCGGGCGAGCTTGATCTCGGTATCACCGGCCGCGATTTGATGATGGATTCGGACGCGCCCGTCGTCGAGCGGCTCGCATTGGGATTCGGCGGGTCGACCTTCCGGTACGCCGCACCCGCCGGGCGCGACTGGACGATCTACGACATCGCAGGTAAGAGAATCGCCACCGCCTATCCCAACTTGGTTCGAAAGGACCTGGCCAGCAAGGGGATCGAGGCCGAGGTCATCCGCCTGGACGGTGCCGTCGAGATTTCCATCCAGCTCGGTGTGGCCGATGTGATCGCCGATATCGTCGGCACCGGCCGCACTCTGCGCCAGCACGGCCTCGTTGCCTTCGGTGAGTCGCTGTGCGATTCGGAGGCAGTGTTGATCGAGCGGGAGAACGCCGATCCGGCAACGGAAACTGCGCGTACGCAACTGACCACGCGCATCCAGGGTGTGGTGTTCGGCCAGCAGTATCTGATGCTCGACTACGACTGCCCGCGCGAGGTGCTGGACGAGGCGCTCAAGGTGACGCCGGGTCTGGAATCCCCGACGCTGGCTCCGTTGGCCGACGAGGCGTGGGTCGCGGTGCGTGCCCTGGCGCCACGCAAGGGTGTCAACACCACCATGGACGCACTGGCCGCCATCGGTGCGAAGGCCATCCTTGCCTCCGAGGTCCGGTTCTTCCGCGCGTAG
- the nuoF gene encoding NADH-quinone oxidoreductase subunit NuoF, with the protein MTSTILTPILSEHWDETDSWTLDGYLRHDGYRGLRAALEMEPDAVIALVKEAGLRGRGGAGFPTGTKWSFIPQGGEAGAKPHYLVVNADESEPGTCKDIPLMLATPHTLIEGIVIAAYAIRASHAFIYVRGEVISVIRRLQTAVAQAYKAGYLGRNILDSGFDLELVVHAGAGAYICGEETALLDSLEGRRGQPRLRPPFPAVAGLYASPTVVNNVESIASVPVILRRGAAWFRTMGSEKSPGFTLYSLSGHVRTPGQYEAPLGVTLRQLLELAGGVRDGHGLKFWTPGGSSTPLFTIEHLDVPLDYEGVSAAGSMLGTKALQIFDDTTCVVRAVLRWTEFYAHESCGKCTPCREGTYWLVRILQRLESGEGRAEDLDKLLDISDIVLGKSFCALGDGAASPIMSSLKYFRTEYEAHLADGCPFDPVASTVFGEANR; encoded by the coding sequence GTGACGTCCACGATCCTTACCCCGATTCTGTCCGAACACTGGGACGAGACCGACTCCTGGACCCTCGACGGATATCTGCGCCACGACGGCTACCGGGGACTGCGGGCCGCGCTGGAGATGGAGCCGGATGCGGTGATCGCCTTGGTCAAAGAGGCGGGGCTGCGGGGGCGGGGCGGGGCCGGATTCCCGACGGGTACCAAGTGGTCCTTCATTCCGCAGGGCGGTGAGGCTGGTGCCAAGCCGCATTACCTGGTGGTGAATGCCGACGAGTCCGAACCCGGCACCTGCAAAGACATTCCGCTGATGCTGGCGACGCCGCATACCCTGATCGAGGGAATCGTGATCGCCGCCTACGCGATTCGCGCCTCGCACGCTTTCATTTATGTGCGTGGCGAGGTCATCTCGGTGATCAGGCGGCTGCAGACGGCGGTGGCGCAGGCCTACAAGGCCGGATACCTCGGCCGCAACATCCTGGACAGCGGTTTCGATCTGGAACTGGTGGTGCATGCCGGCGCCGGCGCCTACATCTGCGGGGAAGAGACCGCACTGCTGGACTCGCTGGAGGGCCGGCGCGGGCAGCCGCGGCTGCGCCCCCCGTTTCCCGCGGTGGCCGGTCTGTACGCGAGCCCGACAGTGGTCAACAATGTGGAGTCCATCGCCAGCGTTCCGGTGATCCTGCGGCGGGGCGCCGCATGGTTCCGCACCATGGGCTCGGAAAAGTCACCGGGCTTCACCTTGTACTCATTGTCCGGGCATGTGCGTACTCCCGGCCAGTACGAAGCGCCCCTTGGCGTCACGCTACGCCAGCTGCTGGAGCTGGCTGGGGGCGTGCGCGATGGTCACGGGCTCAAGTTCTGGACTCCGGGCGGCTCCTCGACGCCGCTGTTCACCATCGAGCACCTGGACGTCCCGCTCGACTACGAGGGGGTCAGTGCCGCCGGATCGATGCTGGGCACCAAGGCATTACAGATATTCGACGACACGACCTGCGTGGTGCGTGCGGTGTTGCGGTGGACCGAGTTCTACGCGCACGAATCCTGCGGCAAGTGCACACCGTGCCGAGAGGGCACCTACTGGCTGGTGCGTATCCTGCAGCGGCTCGAGTCCGGTGAGGGGCGCGCCGAAGACCTGGACAAACTACTCGATATCTCGGACATCGTATTGGGCAAGTCTTTCTGCGCGCTCGGGGACGGCGCGGCGAGCCCGATCATGTCCTCGTTGAAGTACTTCCGCACCGAGTACGAGGCGCACTTGGCCGATGGATGCCCCTTTGATCCGGTGGCCAGCACTGTCTTTGGGGAGGCGAATCGATGA
- a CDS encoding phosphoribosyl-ATP diphosphatase translates to MTESPPVKTFDELFAELSDRAKTRPEGSGTVAALDAGVHTLGKKLLEEAGEVWLAAEHESDESLAEEVSQLLYWAQVLLIARGLTLDDVYRKL, encoded by the coding sequence ATGACAGAATCGCCACCCGTGAAGACCTTCGACGAGTTGTTCGCCGAGCTCAGTGACCGCGCCAAGACCCGGCCCGAGGGCAGTGGGACCGTGGCTGCCCTCGACGCGGGGGTGCACACCCTGGGCAAGAAGCTGCTCGAAGAAGCGGGCGAGGTGTGGCTGGCCGCCGAACACGAGAGCGACGAATCGCTTGCCGAAGAGGTAAGCCAGCTGCTCTATTGGGCGCAGGTGCTGTTGATCGCCCGCGGCCTGACTCTTGACGACGTCTACCGGAAGCTCTGA